In Aegilops tauschii subsp. strangulata cultivar AL8/78 chromosome 3, Aet v6.0, whole genome shotgun sequence, one genomic interval encodes:
- the LOC109777693 gene encoding probable anion transporter 7, with protein sequence MARMKIPKRYVIVLLTFICTNVCYVERVGFSIAYTVAADAINVNQANKGLILSMFYYGYVLSQIPGGWAAQRLGGRRVLLLSFLLWSLICGLIPLDPNRAVILVLSRLFVGVAQGFIFPAIHTVLAQWVPPQERSRSVSLTTSGMYLGAACGMLFFPSLVKHMGPQSVCLVEAVLGVAWSVIWLKFSSEPPRTDLPKVAMPKVASREKIKAQSVGVVAPRTVKIPWRKIIFSLPVWAIVVNNFTFHYALYVIMNWLPTYFELALKLSLQDMGSSKMLPYFNMFIFSNIGGVVADHLITKRILSVTKTRKLLNTIGFVVSAVALMALPSFGTPSGTVICSSVSLGFLALGRAGFAVNHMDVAPKFAGIVMGVSNTAGTLAGIVGVGLTGNILEAAKASNMDLTNSETWKTVFFVPAYLCIFSSVIFLVFSTGEKIFE encoded by the coding sequence ATGGCGAGAATGAAGATCCCAAAGCGTTATGTCATAGTATTGCTGACATTCATCTGCACAAATGTTTGTTACGTTGAGCGTGTGGGTTTCTCGATTGCGTACACCGTAGCAGCTGATGCAATCAACGTGAATCAAGCAAACAAGGGCCTGATACTCTCCATGTTCTATTATGGTTATGTTTTGTCGCAAATTCCTGGTGGATGGGCAGCTCAGAGATTGGGAGGCAGACGTGTTCTGCTACTGTCATTCCTGTTGTGGTCTTTGATATGCGGTCTAATTCCACTGGACCCCAACAGAGCAGTCATTCTGGTCCTTTCTCGCCTTTTTGTCGGTGTAGCACAAGGTTTCATATTTCCTGCCATTCACACAGTCCTGGCACAATGGGTGCCACCGCAGGAGCGCTCTCGCTCAGTGTCATTAACAACCTCAGGGATGTACCTCGGGGCAGCTTGTGGCATGTTGTTTTTTCCAAGTCTGGTGAAGCACATGGGACCCCAATCTGTATGTTTAGTCGAAGCAGTACTTGGAGTAGCATGGTCTGTAATATGGTTGAAGTTCTCCAGTGAGCCACCTCGCACTGACCTTCCAAAAGTGGCAATGCCAAAAGTAGCATCTCGGGAGAAGATTAAGGCGCAATCAGTAGGGGTTGTTGCACCTCGCACTGTAAAGATACCATGGCGAAAGATTATCTTCAGTCTACCTGTTTGGGCAATTGTCGTGAACAACTTCACCTTCCACTATGCCTTGTATGTTATCATGAACTGGCTGCCTACCTATTTCGAACTAGCCCTTAAGCTTAGCCTCCAGGATATGGGATCGTCAAAGATGCTTCCCTATTTCAACATGTTTATATTCTCCAACATTGGTGGAGTGGTTGCTGATCACTTGATTACAAAAAGGATCTTATCAGTTACCAAGACAAGGAAGCTCCTTAACACCATTGGGTTTGTTGTCTCGGCTGTTGCACTCATGGCCCTCCCTTCATTCGGGACGCCCTCAGGGACTGTGATCTGTTCATCGGTGTCTCTTGGCTTTCTGGCTCTAGGAAGAGCAGGGTTTGCCGTGAATCACatggatgttgctccaaagttcGCCGGCATAGTGATGGGGGTTTCCAATACAGCTGGGACATTGGCTGGGATAGTTGGCGTTGGCCTCACGGGAAATATTCTGGAGGCTGCAAAGGCTTCTAACATGGATCTAACGAACTCCGAAACCTGGAAAACAGTCTTCTTTGTTCCAGCATACCTCTGTATTTTTAGTTCAGTCATTTTCTTGGTCTTCTCAACTGGTGAGAAGATTTTTGAATAG